The Pyrococcus horikoshii OT3 genome includes a window with the following:
- a CDS encoding 30S ribosomal protein S15: MARMHARKRGKSGSKRPPRTAPPIWLDYTVEDIENLVVKLRKEGYSTAMIGTILRDQYGIPTVKLFRDPDNPNRKLTITRILEKHGLAPEIPEDLMFLIRRAVNLRKHLEQHPKDLHSMRGLQLIESKIRRLVKYYKRKGKLPRDWRYDPEQAKLLVR, from the coding sequence ATGGCGAGGATGCATGCTAGGAAGAGGGGTAAGAGCGGATCAAAGAGGCCACCAAGGACCGCTCCTCCAATTTGGCTCGATTACACTGTAGAGGATATAGAAAACCTCGTTGTTAAGCTAAGAAAGGAGGGATACAGCACCGCAATGATAGGAACGATACTTAGGGATCAATATGGGATTCCAACGGTAAAGTTGTTTAGGGATCCAGACAACCCAAACAGAAAGCTTACAATAACTAGGATCCTGGAAAAGCATGGACTCGCTCCCGAAATACCAGAGGACTTGATGTTCCTCATTAGGAGGGCCGTGAACCTAAGGAAGCACCTAGAGCAGCATCCAAAGGATCTCCATTCAATGAGGGGCCTTCAACTTATAGAGAGCAAGATAAGGAGACTTGTCAAATATTACAAGAGGAAGGGGAAGCTTCCAAGGGACTGGCGCTACGATCCAGAGCAAGCAAAGCTACTCGTGCGCTGA
- a CDS encoding DHHA1 domain-containing protein encodes MDKEGFLEKIREAVDLVKFHIELGHTIRIISHRDADGITSAAILAKALAREGAKFHISIVKQVSEELVRQLKDEEYKIIIFSDLGSGSLSLIGEHLKDKSVVILDHHPPEPVETHEKHILANPVQFGANSVRDLSGSGVSYFFARELNEMNKDLAYIAIVGAVGDMQENDGVFHGMNLDIIEDGKSLGILEVRKELRLFGRETRPLYQMLAYATNPEIPEITGDERKAIEWLRNKGFDPDKKYWELSDEDRKKLHDYLVIHMIKHGAGKEEIDKLIGDVVISPLYPQGDPRHEAREFATLLNATGRLNLGNLGVAVCLGDEEAFRKAMKMVEEYKKEQIEARKWLLQNWEKEVWEGENVYILYVGKNIRDTLVGIAASMAINAGLANPEKPVIVFADTDEDPNLIKGSARTTEKALERGYHLGEALRKAAEIIGGEGGGHAIAAGIRVPKARFAEFRKLIDKLLGEQVKKNEDQG; translated from the coding sequence ATGGATAAGGAGGGGTTTTTGGAGAAGATAAGAGAAGCAGTTGATTTAGTAAAATTTCACATCGAGTTAGGGCACACCATAAGGATAATCTCCCATAGGGATGCAGATGGAATAACGTCAGCGGCCATACTGGCAAAGGCCTTAGCGAGGGAAGGTGCTAAGTTCCACATAAGCATAGTTAAGCAGGTAAGTGAAGAGCTCGTTAGACAGCTTAAGGATGAAGAGTACAAGATTATAATATTCTCCGACCTGGGAAGCGGATCCCTTAGTCTAATAGGAGAGCATCTCAAGGATAAGAGCGTTGTGATCCTTGATCACCACCCCCCGGAACCCGTTGAAACCCACGAAAAGCACATTCTTGCAAATCCCGTCCAGTTCGGTGCGAATAGTGTTAGAGACCTCAGCGGTTCCGGAGTTTCATACTTCTTCGCCAGGGAACTTAATGAAATGAACAAAGATCTAGCCTACATAGCAATAGTGGGAGCTGTCGGCGATATGCAGGAGAACGATGGAGTATTCCATGGGATGAACCTCGACATAATAGAAGATGGTAAATCCCTGGGGATACTTGAGGTAAGGAAAGAACTTAGATTATTTGGAAGGGAAACTAGACCATTGTACCAAATGCTGGCTTACGCAACGAATCCCGAGATCCCAGAGATAACTGGGGATGAAAGAAAGGCCATTGAATGGCTTAGAAACAAAGGTTTTGATCCAGACAAGAAATATTGGGAGCTCAGCGATGAGGACAGGAAAAAGCTTCACGATTACTTGGTTATCCATATGATCAAGCACGGGGCCGGAAAAGAAGAAATAGATAAACTTATTGGAGACGTTGTCATAAGCCCCCTCTATCCCCAGGGAGATCCAAGGCATGAAGCAAGGGAGTTCGCAACACTCCTAAACGCAACCGGCAGACTTAACCTTGGAAACCTTGGAGTAGCGGTATGCTTAGGGGATGAAGAGGCTTTTAGAAAAGCCATGAAGATGGTGGAGGAGTACAAGAAGGAACAAATAGAGGCGAGAAAGTGGCTACTCCAAAACTGGGAAAAGGAGGTTTGGGAGGGAGAAAATGTCTACATCTTGTACGTGGGCAAGAACATTAGGGATACCCTCGTAGGGATAGCTGCAAGCATGGCCATAAATGCGGGACTTGCAAACCCTGAGAAGCCCGTAATAGTCTTTGCTGACACGGACGAAGATCCTAACCTGATCAAGGGATCCGCCAGGACAACAGAGAAAGCCCTGGAAAGGGGTTATCACTTAGGAGAGGCCTTAAGGAAAGCTGCTGAGATAATCGGAGGAGAAGGTGGAGGGCACGCTATAGCTGCAGGAATTAGGGTACCCAAAGCTAGATTCGCCGAATTCAGAAAGCTTATAGACAAGCTGCTTGGAGAACAGGTGAAAAAGAATGAAGATCAAGGTTGA
- a CDS encoding KEOPS complex subunit Pcc1, with amino-acid sequence MKIKVEAELVWEYESEEVAEAIAKAVNVDNVSIPESLKKSLNLITFPDGAKVVTKVKYEGEIETLIVALDDLIFAIKVAEEVL; translated from the coding sequence ATGAAGATCAAGGTTGAAGCTGAGTTGGTATGGGAGTATGAAAGTGAAGAGGTAGCCGAAGCTATCGCAAAAGCGGTAAACGTTGATAATGTTTCAATTCCCGAAAGCCTTAAGAAAAGTTTAAATTTAATCACGTTTCCCGATGGTGCGAAAGTGGTAACAAAAGTTAAATATGAAGGGGAGATTGAAACCCTAATAGTCGCTCTCGATGATTTAATATTTGCGATCAAAGTAGCCGAGGAGGTGTTATGA
- a CDS encoding 30S ribosomal protein S3ae — translation MMAAKKRVTAAKDKWKLKQWYIIYAPDFFGGVEVGLTPADDPEKVMNRVVEVTLKDITGDFTKGHVKLYFQVYDVKGQNAYTKFKGMKLARSYIRSLVRRRTTRIDGIFNITTKDGYRLRVMAMAIAMRRIQTSQERAIRKIMQEIIYKKAEELNFKDFVLEAVNGKIAAEIAKEGKKIYPLKKAEIRKIKVLGEPEAA, via the coding sequence ATGATGGCCGCGAAAAAGAGGGTAACCGCTGCTAAAGATAAATGGAAGCTTAAGCAATGGTACATCATCTATGCTCCCGACTTCTTTGGGGGTGTTGAGGTAGGATTAACACCAGCTGATGACCCGGAGAAAGTCATGAATAGGGTCGTTGAGGTCACGCTAAAGGATATAACGGGAGACTTCACGAAGGGACACGTGAAGCTGTACTTCCAGGTTTACGACGTCAAGGGGCAGAATGCTTACACAAAGTTTAAGGGAATGAAGCTTGCGAGGAGCTACATAAGGTCACTCGTCAGGAGGAGGACAACAAGGATTGATGGAATCTTTAACATCACAACCAAGGATGGATACAGGCTTAGAGTCATGGCCATGGCCATTGCAATGAGGAGAATCCAGACAAGCCAAGAAAGGGCTATAAGAAAGATAATGCAGGAAATAATTTACAAGAAGGCCGAGGAACTTAACTTCAAGGACTTCGTTTTAGAGGCCGTTAACGGTAAGATCGCTGCAGAGATAGCAAAAGAGGGTAAGAAGATCTATCCATTAAAGAAAGCAGAAATAAGGAAAATAAAAGTTCTTGGAGAGCCCGAGGCCGCTTAG
- a CDS encoding Lrp/AsnC family transcriptional regulator, which yields MRKLDRVDMQLVKILSENSRLTYRELADILNTTRQRIARRIDKLKKLGIIRKFTIIPDIDKLGYMYAIVLIKSKVPSDADKVISEISDIEYVKSVEKGVGRYNIIVRLLLPKDIKDAENLISEFLQRIKNAENVEVILISEVRKFEII from the coding sequence ATGAGAAAGCTAGATAGGGTGGATATGCAGCTTGTTAAAATCCTTTCCGAGAATTCGAGACTTACTTATAGAGAACTTGCTGATATCTTAAACACGACTAGGCAAAGGATTGCTAGGAGAATCGATAAGTTGAAAAAACTTGGAATTATTAGAAAATTTACAATAATTCCAGATATCGATAAATTGGGTTACATGTATGCGATTGTCCTAATTAAATCGAAGGTTCCCTCCGATGCTGATAAAGTCATCTCTGAGATTTCAGATATCGAGTACGTTAAGAGTGTTGAAAAGGGTGTTGGAAGGTATAACATAATAGTAAGGCTTCTCTTACCAAAAGACATTAAAGATGCTGAAAACTTGATAAGTGAATTTCTTCAAAGGATTAAAAATGCAGAAAACGTGGAGGTTATATTGATTAGCGAGGTTAGAAAATTTGAAATAATCTAA
- a CDS encoding nucleotide pyrophosphohydrolase: MKELQRRVDELIRKMGGYWTPSQMLTALVEEVGELADVILSFEGVKGVKDHDKLKEELGDVLFALICIANYFEVDMEDALMETIKKYSARDL, translated from the coding sequence ATGAAGGAGTTGCAAAGGAGGGTTGATGAATTAATAAGGAAAATGGGTGGATATTGGACCCCCTCTCAGATGCTGACTGCTTTGGTGGAGGAAGTTGGAGAACTTGCCGATGTTATTTTATCTTTTGAGGGGGTCAAGGGAGTAAAGGATCATGATAAGCTAAAGGAGGAACTTGGAGATGTACTTTTTGCGTTGATCTGCATAGCTAATTATTTCGAAGTTGATATGGAGGATGCTTTAATGGAAACTATTAAAAAATATTCGGCGAGAGATTTATAG